DNA sequence from the Sinorhizobium sp. RAC02 genome:
GCTCGCCGACGACATTGCTCGCGCCCGGCGCAGACCTGCGCACCGACCTGCCGCTCTACCGCATCTGGCGGGATGGCAAGCTCGCCGAGGAGACGCCGGACGCGACCGCGGCCTGGGCGGAGCGAGACGACCTCGTCGCCTTCCTGATCGGCTGCTCCTTCACCTTCGAGACGCCGATGGTGGATGCCGGTATCGAGATCCGTCACATGACGGACAAGAGCAACGTGCCGATGTACCTGACCAACAAGGCCTGCCGCCCGGCCGGGCGGCTGAAGGGCAACATGGTGGTCTCCATGCGGCCGATCCCGGCTTCACGCGTCGCCGACGCCGCGACCATTTCCGCCCGCTTCCCGGCCGTGCATGGTTCGCCGGTGCATGTCGGCGCGCCGGAGGAAATCGGCATTTCCGATCTCGCAAAGCCGGATTTCGGCGACGCGGTGCGGATTGAACCCGGCGAAGTGCCTGTGTTCTGGGCGTGCGGCGTCACTCCGCAGGCGGCTGTGATGGCTTCCGGCGTGCCCTTCGCCATCACCCATGCCCCCGGCTACATGTTTATCACGGATATCCCCGATTCCGCCTACCACGTGTGAGGGTTCGATGCGCTTTCTTCCCGTCAGCCTGACCACCATCCTTGTCGAGCTTGCCGATCTCGACGAGACGCTCGCTCTCTTCGCCTCGTTGCAGGCCGAGCCCATCGACGGCGTCGAAGAGATGGTGCCCGCGGCGCGCACGCTGATGATCCGCTTCCGTCCGGAAACGGTTTCATCCGCCGAGCTTGCGGCCCGCATCAGCACCCGCGACCTTTCGGCGAAAATCGCGCCGTCGGAGAATCTGGTCGAAATCCCGGTGCGCTACGACGGCGAGGATTTGAACGACGTCGCGGAATTGACCGGCCTCAGCGTTGAAGAGGTCATCCGCCGCCACACCGAAAGTGAATTCACGGTGGCCTTCTGCGGTTTCGCGCCGGGTTTCGGCTATCTCGTCGGCGGTGATGCGGCGCTCACGGTGCCGCGCCGCAAGAGCCCGCGCACCCGCATTCCGGCTGGTTCCGTGGCGATCGCCGGTGCCTTCAGCGGTGTCTATCCGCAGGCAAGTCCGGGGGGCTGGCAGATCATCGGCACCACGCCGGTCAAGATGTGGGACATCGACCGTGATCCCGGCGCGCTGTTCCAGCCCGGCTATCGCGTGCGCTTCTTCGACATGGCGACATCCGGCAAGACCGTCAGCATCCCCGAGCCGGCTCCGCGTGCGGACCGCAGCGTTGCGGCAGAAGCTCCGCAGTTCAAGGTGCTTGCAGCACCAATGCCGGCCGTCTTTCAGGATCTCGGCCGCTTCGGCCAGACCGGGCAGGGGGTTTCCGCCTCCGGCGCGCTGGATCGCGGTGCCTTCCTCGCCGCAAACCGCATCGTCGGCAATCCGGCCAACACGCCGGGGCTCGAACTCACCCTTGGCGGCTTTTCCTTCGAGAGCAACGTTCGTGCCGTGATCGGCCTCGCCGGTGCGCCCTGTCCCGTCACGGTGCGCGATACCGCTGGCCGCAGTCAGGACTTCCAGGC
Encoded proteins:
- a CDS encoding 5-oxoprolinase/urea amidolyase family protein — encoded protein: MRFLPVSLTTILVELADLDETLALFASLQAEPIDGVEEMVPAARTLMIRFRPETVSSAELAARISTRDLSAKIAPSENLVEIPVRYDGEDLNDVAELTGLSVEEVIRRHTESEFTVAFCGFAPGFGYLVGGDAALTVPRRKSPRTRIPAGSVAIAGAFSGVYPQASPGGWQIIGTTPVKMWDIDRDPGALFQPGYRVRFFDMATSGKTVSIPEPAPRADRSVAAEAPQFKVLAAPMPAVFQDLGRFGQTGQGVSASGALDRGAFLAANRIVGNPANTPGLELTLGGFSFESNVRAVIGLAGAPCPVTVRDTAGRSQDFQAYQPIPLEPGDVVTVGHPKKGMRAYLSVRGGFAVAPVLGSAATDTLAVVGPEPVTTGAVLVLKNDKVGLTSVSTDEVPAFDPPSAADVVTLDVVLGPRTDWFTEKGIETLTSQLWQVTPQSSRVGIRLAGDVPLERKDSAELPSEGTATGAIQVPHSGQPVLFLADHPLTGGYPVIGAVAEYHLDLAGQVPINAKIRFRPIGPFADIAATR
- a CDS encoding putative hydro-lyase — encoded protein: MIPTAFLDHTDATPARDARATYRGGLVKPTSGIAPGFTQANMIVLPRDWAFDFLLYAQRNPKPCPVLDVSDPGSPTTLLAPGADLRTDLPLYRIWRDGKLAEETPDATAAWAERDDLVAFLIGCSFTFETPMVDAGIEIRHMTDKSNVPMYLTNKACRPAGRLKGNMVVSMRPIPASRVADAATISARFPAVHGSPVHVGAPEEIGISDLAKPDFGDAVRIEPGEVPVFWACGVTPQAAVMASGVPFAITHAPGYMFITDIPDSAYHV